AAGGGACCGGGCTTCGGCCACAACGTGTCCCACTCGCACCGGCGGACCAACCGCCGCTGGAACCCGAACATCCAGTCGGTGCGTACCCCGGCCGGTGGCGGCAACACCAAGAAGTTGCAGGTCTGCACCTCGTGCATCAAGGCCGGCAAGGTCACCCGCGCCTGACGCGGCAGCACCCACCTTCTCGTACGGCTCAGCCGGCGGACCCCTGGGGGTCCGCCGGCTCTGTCGTATCCGTGCCAGGGTCGCTGACGGCTACGCGACGCGACCGCCGCCAAGGCCGCCCGCCCGGTTAGTGTCGCGCTGCGCCGGCCGTCCGGTCCGGCCCGGGTGAAGGGGTGACGGGTGCAGGTGGACCTGAGCCGGGACGAGATGGTCATTGTGGGCTTCGCGCTGGATCTGCTGCGCGGGCTCGACGACCTGCTACCCGCCGCAAGCGTGGTCGTGGTCGAGGAACCCGACCTCATCCGCCGCCGCGACGTTGAGCGGCGCTGCGCCGCGCTGCCGTTCGTCTCCCGGGTGGTGGCGGCCGAGTACCAGACCGGCCTTGACGCGGCGGCGCTGCTGGCCCGGGAACCGGGGCTGGCCGCCGCGCGGTTGGTGGTGCCCGGTCAGGAGTACGGCGTGCTCGCCGCGGCCCAGCTGGCCGACGCGCTCGGCCTGCCCGGCGCCGGCGTGAAGGCCGCCGAGATCTTCACCGACAAGCACCGGATGCGGCTGCTCGCCGCGGCGGCCGGCCTGACCAACCCGGCGTTCGCGGTGGTCGACACGGCCGCCGAGGCGACCGAGTTCGCCCACCGGCAGGGCGGGCGCTGCGTGCTGAAGCCCACCCGCCGCGCCGGCAGCCTCGGCGTGCAGATCGTCACCGATCCGGCGCTGGTCGCCGCCGCCTGGGCCGCCAGCGCCGACCCGGAGACGCCTCCCGACGCCATCGCCCGGGGCCTGCCCAACGCGGTCCTCGCCGAACAGGTGCTGACCGGCACCGAGCACAGCGTGGAGCTGCTGATCGCCGAGGGCGAGGTGCGCTTCGGCAACGTCACCGACAAGCGGGTGCTGGCCGGTGGGCGGCCGGTGGAGACCGGGCACACAGTGCCGTCCGCACTGCCCGAGGACGCCCGGCGGGAGCTGCTCGACGTGGCCACCCGGCTGGCCGGCGCCGCCGGTTTCCGCACCGGCGTGCTGCACAGCGAGTGGATCCGCACCGCCGACGGCCCGGCGCTGGTGGAGTGCGCCGCCCGGCTTCCCGGCGACCTGATCAGCGTGCTGATCTCGGTCGCCTACGAGTGCGGTTTCGTCGCGGCGTACCTGCGCACGCTCCGGGGGGAACGCCCGGCGCTGCCGGACGCGCCGCACGGCGCGGCGGCGGTGGAGTTCCTGCTCGCTCCGCCCGGCACCGTGACCTCCGTGGACGGGGTACGCGCGGCCAGCCGGGTGCCCGGCGTGCTGGACGTCGGGGTGGGCGTGACTGTGGGTGACCGGGTGGCCGAGGTCACCTCGTCGGCGCGGCGCAGCGGCCAGGTGCTGGCCTGGGGCGCCGACCCGGCGGAGGCGACCGGGGCGGTCGCCCGGGCCGCCGCGCAGATCCGGATCACCACCGGCTGAACGTCGGCCACCGGGCGGTCGGCGACCACCCGGGTCAGAGGGTGCGGCCGAAGGAGACGCAGCCCTCCGCGTCCTTGTAGAAGCCGAAGTTCGGGATCTGCTCGTAGCCGGCGGAGGTGTACATGGCGATCGCCTCGGGCTGCCTGTCGCCGCACTCCAGGACCATCCGCTTGCGGCCCTGCTCACGGGCCGAGCGCTCGACGGCCGCCAGCACCGTCCGGGCCACGCCCCGTCCACGGGCCGCCGGGGCGGTGTACATCCGCTTCAGCTCCGCGGTGTCCGCGCCGTGGCTGCGCCAACCGCCACAGCCGACCGGCTCGCCGGCCAGGTAGGCGACCAGGAACGCGCCGTCCGGCGGCACGAACTCGGCCGCG
Above is a window of Micromonospora coriariae DNA encoding:
- a CDS encoding ATP-grasp domain-containing protein, translating into MQVDLSRDEMVIVGFALDLLRGLDDLLPAASVVVVEEPDLIRRRDVERRCAALPFVSRVVAAEYQTGLDAAALLAREPGLAAARLVVPGQEYGVLAAAQLADALGLPGAGVKAAEIFTDKHRMRLLAAAAGLTNPAFAVVDTAAEATEFAHRQGGRCVLKPTRRAGSLGVQIVTDPALVAAAWAASADPETPPDAIARGLPNAVLAEQVLTGTEHSVELLIAEGEVRFGNVTDKRVLAGGRPVETGHTVPSALPEDARRELLDVATRLAGAAGFRTGVLHSEWIRTADGPALVECAARLPGDLISVLISVAYECGFVAAYLRTLRGERPALPDAPHGAAAVEFLLAPPGTVTSVDGVRAASRVPGVLDVGVGVTVGDRVAEVTSSARRSGQVLAWGADPAEATGAVARAAAQIRITTG
- a CDS encoding GNAT family N-acetyltransferase, with translation MSEIEIRVVRFDAPVAQQLIRDALADLGARYGGTGDDTPVDAAEFVPPDGAFLVAYLAGEPVGCGGWRSHGADTAELKRMYTAPAARGRGVARTVLAAVERSAREQGRKRMVLECGDRQPEAIAMYTSAGYEQIPNFGFYKDAEGCVSFGRTL
- the rpmB gene encoding 50S ribosomal protein L28 yields the protein MASVCDVCGKGPGFGHNVSHSHRRTNRRWNPNIQSVRTPAGGGNTKKLQVCTSCIKAGKVTRA